The following DNA comes from Candidatus Firestonebacteria bacterium RIFOXYD2_FULL_39_29.
GGGAATACCTGATTCCATAGAGGCCATTGCTACTCCTTTTGCCGCTTCAGACGCAACATAATCAAAGTGAGGCGTATTTCCCTTTATTATAGCACCTACACAAATAATTGCATCATATTTTTTTGATTTTGCTGCCTTAATTGCGACAGCAGGAATCTCAAAAGAACCAGGCACTTTAATAACGTCCATATCCTTTTCTTCTACATCGTGACGTTTTAAGGTGTCCAGTGCGCCCGACACCAGCTTGTCCGTGATGAAACTGTTGAATCTGCCTGCTATGATAGCAAACTTTTTACCCTTTGCTATCATATTTCCTTCAATTACTTTACCCATTTTATTACCCTCCTATACACTCTTTAGAATATGTCCCATTTTCTTTTTCTTGGTTTTATAATATTTAAGATTAAACTTGTTTGGTTTG
Coding sequences within:
- a CDS encoding 6,7-dimethyl-8-ribityllumazine synthase encodes the protein MGKVIEGNMIAKGKKFAIIAGRFNSFITDKLVSGALDTLKRHDVEEKDMDVIKVPGSFEIPAVAIKAAKSKKYDAIICVGAIIKGNTPHFDYVASEAAKGVAMASMESGIPVIFGILTTESIEQAIERAGTKSGNKGADAALAAIEMANLYEKI